A genomic segment from Candidatus Latescibacterota bacterium encodes:
- a CDS encoding PadR family transcriptional regulator gives MNVEFRRGVLVLAILRLLDKEQYGYSLREILNRYGLEINEGTLYPLLRRLESQKLLKSDWRIGDGRPRKYYRISGKGKTSLEKMSKEWTELVGAMNNILGMKS, from the coding sequence ATGAATGTTGAATTTCGCCGTGGTGTCCTGGTTCTGGCTATACTGCGATTACTTGATAAAGAACAATACGGGTATTCGCTGAGAGAGATACTCAATCGTTACGGGCTTGAAATAAATGAAGGTACTCTATATCCGCTTCTTCGAAGACTCGAATCACAGAAACTTCTGAAGAGCGACTGGCGGATAGGAGATGGACGGCCGCGAAAGTACTATCGAATATCAGGAAAGGGAAAGACCTCACTGGAGAAAATGTCGAAGGAATGGACTGAACTGGTAGGGGCGATGAACAATATCCTGGGAATGAAATCCTAG